The genomic window ATTtctaacatattattattattattattattacgagtATTTCCTCTATATCTTATTCTAAGATGAGTTTGCTGTTGCCCTGGATTCATGTTGGGAAGTGTGAATATTGCCACTTGTTTTTTCCATTAACATGTAAtacgtaataaatttatttttggtacaAATTGTACcttataggtttttttttattaatgtacttttttttttgatatttgaaaatttccattttttatctcaataataattcaaaattatttttttgtcatttttttttaatgtaaaaaatgaacattttgatttatttcgtTCAAGATATTTACCTTTccttttcttattataaataatttggtacatgtatattgtaatttgattatttttctgaaataattataataaaatttataaattatgtcaaatttgagacgatacatctttatttaaaaacattatttatatttattttaaatgaatcccTATTTCTTCTGGTCAACGAATCACGTGAAACGGAAGAAACAATTtcgttaattctttttttgttttgttaattattatcagAAGAAGGTTttgtatgaaagaaaaattaaagatgTTGAGCGGAacattcgaaaatttaagaaaaaaatattaaatacaataaatggtggaaacgcagataaATAATGCGTTATATCCCTTTAATatgtacttatgtatttatttgcgctcccaccatatttatcgaGAATGGTTAACAGGTATTTGAagtgtattcgcaccgtgcgtgagttttattgaaggcgttttcatggtaacgatacactattttaattatagaattgtatggatgcatatataattgtatggattgcatttatatgaatttaaataaataattatggataatttacatttgaaaaataatatttatgcaatttgatttcttattgtCACAacattttaatgcattaagtttaattaattggtgtttttcaataattttaatttgacattttctataacatttatatgtatagaattgcaaattagtcataacagcctcctttaacggcaaaatttttcactggaagcgcttgcatcgattttattgtccctaccatgactacgcatttattattattcaggtaatgtgaataggcatttattagactTATATGCGAGAGCTAAGCAAGTAGCTAGCTTGCGGGTGAGCTTAACGGACTTAGCGGGCAGTCTAAGCATACTAttgctattaatgaattggagctgcaggttaatttagattaataatcgctgatcaattgttacaattttataaattttaggtgAAACAAAGTTCACTGGGTCATCTAGAGAAATCGATATCGAATTCAATTTACATAGTTAAGACAGGACAATGTATGTCGGGTCAGttagatttaaattaatatttctgtaCGAAGGAATTAGATCAAAAAGTAATtacattaaatcaaattttataaataagaagaaataCGTTATTGTTAACAAAATTCTTTGAATTGTTTTAGTTAGAATATCTATTTGATCATTTCCAAAATGAaacacaaaacattttattaagaaatcaaaatgtattttgtaaaagatattgtgatatttttaagtatagcaattattttaataaatcagaaaTACGAGCTTTTATACCAATTACTACGAGCTTTTCTTTGCCTTTCATTTGAAATAGGttatttcgtttgaaattatttctaacATGAGTCTTAAAGTACAttctcaagaaaatttttaaaattggtagtTTTAAGCGACTTATAGTAGTAAAACAATTGGTTAAAGTATTGGCCGTCTctactttctctgttactgcccggccatagtcgaaccagaagaaattaggaaactcagcgctaggcggatcctgggtttcagtacgtcagttggttataatagccactgaaaagcgtagcggggatagagtacaagggtctatttggctatgtgctctgaaccattgcctcgaggcgcgatgctcgagcatggcccgctaacctccatacccatacccatacctaTTGGCCGTCTCTGATAGctgctaaaaattttcaaagtagtCGATATTAAACATGTAAAGAATATGAATCCACACTATTTAGAACAgtcatttttgaacatttttaggtttttatacataaagttattttgcaaacaaaactagatatatgaaaataaacaaattagggaTGCTTTGAGATGCAAAGTACGTTTTTTAAAGcacacaatttaatttatctgGTTTCATCTTTCTAATTCATCTTTGAAATAACTTAAATTCAATAAACTAGactcaaaatgtattttaaaatttccaagtTTGGCCTCGTTAAGTTAATTTTAGTATATAGTTCATATTCTTCACTACGTTCCCACCATAATTTGTAGCGTTATCTATTAAGGACGTTcataaaaatcatgttttacTAAGGATCATCCTTAAATCttgtttattcattctaattaAACCTCTTTATAAGGAGGGAAATTTTTTCCTCACGAAGCTAGCTGATAAAGTTAGCGTTATTAACAGATAAATCTTTGAAGTgattttaaaggtatgctttattagTTAACAAagcttaatttaaaaagattaatttggtaaacaaaatattcattagttaaaagcttGACAGATATTTTCCAATAAGGAAAATTATAGCAATCGGTActagtttttccataaaatacatttagattgataaaatttatggcatttgtttgttatttctTGTATGAAtgattttatctaaatttttagacatcaatatttcaaaaaatatggtacatttcaataaattttattcttaatttttgtctttaagttctaacagaattcaccctgaaaatttaaaacgtaaGTCTCAATTCATACACGTCGTTAATGGAATCAATACAAAGAAAAGTTTTAGTCAAATTATCCTGTTTTTTTTATAGACTTCCTAACCATCACATCCTGAATTCTCCTCaacaaaaaatgtgtataaaactgatttcataaaaacacatttcaacagcaacaacaacaaaaaaaaatttaatttcagaaCCTTTCAAATAATCCTCTTCATCCCTTCACACAAACCAAATTATACAATTcttcttttgaattaaaaaaactcaaCAACCCAACATAAGCACTCTAttcaatagaaaaacatttatatatatatatataaaagtacaaAGCGAAATACCTtctacatatacaaaaaaaaacccgactataataaaacattaaaaaaaggaaaaaatattttatgaaacagGATTACCGATTGGTTCTGGCTTTTAAATGTAACCATAGTGACATGTTTTATGATTGGTGAATGTGTAGATTTTAAGGGTGGAGCCCCGTTCATGACACAAAGAGCATAAACGTTCGAAGggtaatattttgtatacatatacacaaaTTATACCAAGGAACATGTGCTttaaatgtatacatgtatacatatatacatagtgtACGGCTATTTTGTACACCTTCTGCGCGATACGGCGTCGAATTGCGTCTTTTAACTACACATTgcagtaaaatattatattgttattattttgctTACCTAATGTGTAATCTACAACTTTTGATTTTACGATACAACTAAATGGCTCGActcaaaacaattttgatttaatatcaTTAGTTGACTTGAAGATTGATAAcacgattttaattaaaaaaaaacccgacaatCTTTGATTTGattgataaggaacataataTCCTTCGGTGTTATGGTTTATTTACTCCAATTTACCCTTTAGTAAAAAGTTTCCAACCCTTAATGcgtgaaaattaaaatgattgtttggtggaaaaatattttggtgcgatgattataaataaagtgATTGTGTTCCAACGAaacaattttggttttaatGATTTGCAAATTAATTATGTGGAAATGATGATTTTACGAGTTTGTGTTTTGAATTGAAGAAATTGAGGGATTTCAATTTTGAGGAAAGTAAGTACTTTGcaaagttttttgataattatgatTTGTAATATcctatttatatagaaaattgtaacattaaggctgttatgtacaaattttaaacattctttgacaaactttataatttttttaagaattttcttaaatattcattggtggggaaaaaatttatgaagaaataCGGTTTTCTAGATAACAATGGTTAAACTtgaacaattgaatttcaagcactactAGAAgaaggtagaatatgaatacctataacatatccaaattgcAATTCGAAGGAGTAAAGAGTATATAATCGCAGTAATTGcagaaattcaattgtaattttaaccattcttatctggaaaactgcttttctttagaaattttctttctaccaattaatatttgaagtattataaagtttcacgccaatgaAAAGTTTGTGCATAACAGTCTTGAGAAGTGAGTTCATAAAATTGAATACACAGTTCAAATGTAaggtatacagggtgtcccgtgACTCGATGGACATAGTTTAGGAGCTTATTCTCTAGACAATTTTGAGTCAAAAGtgccttatatacttttgtctaaactccaatagttaaggagttatgggCACTATTATGTCCCTTAAGGTAATAGTTAAGAggattaaacttaatagtaAATTAATCTGGTAAgccaagtaatttttttgtcattgttgtaattttaagattaatttaatggcTACGTTAACAAATCAAGAATGTAACgatattcactttatttacGGATATTTTGACGGAAATGCAAGAGCATCAGTGCGGGGATAGAAGAATTCTTTATGAACAAgtgttctaaaatatttttcgtcattaagcagaaaaaggaaattttactAAGGTTAATGCAGAACGTCTCGTACAACAAGGCCTTTCTGACGAAGAAGATATTCTTAACATGATCGAAAATAACaatgtcttttttaatttattgctttAATTTAATCGCTATGTGATTAATAATGTAGAAAACAAAGATTAAAGTCTATTTTTTAAGCACTTTGGggtaaatgcaataaaattgatGAGTCCGATCTATTGATCTAGAATCTAGATACTTTTGAGTTGccaataaattaacaatattgaGGCTAATGATTCATCGACAGTTAGTAGATGCAATAGCACTTCAAATCAAACTGTTATTTTGATGTCCGGTGCTTCAACTGTTATTTTAAGTGTTAAATCATCACAAAAAGAGTGGAATCATTCTTAGGACTAGGAAAAGGCGGGTCTCATTAGTCTTCTTCACTCTTCGCCTACAAAATTGAAGATGGTTACTCCCTGcccttttataatatttcctgAGGGACGTTTGAAGTTAATCTGATATTTGCAGTGATCAGTTTGGATTTGAGTGATTAGTTCCACAAATAACCCATTTCTTGAAAGTTGTTACAAAGTTATATTTCTGTCATTTTTTACTCGACTGTCCCACTATCCCAGAAGAAAAATGTTGTATTTCGAGTGTATGTACCTATTTTTGGCACACTCCGTAGGATGATTAATGTAGAAATGACAATAAGCGCAacaaatattcacaattttttaatttaccacatccaaggatcaagataaaagatttaaatattgataaagtgCAATCGGAAcctttcaattattaaaacgtGTGATAATTTACCACATTCAAGGCTCAAGATAAAAGATTTAAACATTGAATTGTCAATACTTAAATGATAAAGTGCAATCGAAGCCTTTCAAACTActcatttcaattattaaaacgtGTGAGCCTTCTACTTCGATCCCATAAGATTTGCATGCTatcataatttgattttattgaacccattttttcaattttttctatcaataatgtgtatttaattaaaaactgctTACAAAATTTCCAGATGTAAATGTATGTATCATCTATAAAAATACAGCGATAAACCAATAATGGACAACCATAACAACGGTGATTTCGATACATCTTTATCAAGTGTATCAAGTATTGATTCCACAATGATTATCGATAGTACATCAGAAACGAATCaagatcaaaaaaataatatattcacatATTATTACACATCATCAACAGCAGCCAATCACAatcaagataatttatttataaatacatcatCATTAACAaatctaaataataaacaaaagttaaaagatataaaaaatcaatataataataatgtaataacacGTGTAACAACATCATCAAATAACAATAAcgaaacatattataataacatacaaaataaacaattaaataacgATGCTTTTTATAATACagatataataacattaaaaacaaatgagaaacaacaaaataataaattaataacattaccaacaacaataacaacaacaccatattttaataataacattatatttactaataacaataacaataataaaaataatagtgcaataatatatgaaaataataataaatattatcgtgGTAGTGAATTAACAATAAcacgtaataataataacaataacaataataataatcgtgtaaataatagtagtaataacaataacaatagtAGATCGATAAGTGATAGTAATAATGTTATTGTAAATTtagataaacataaaaataacaataataataataatagtaataacaataataatgaaacaacgaaattaataagtttttcattattatcaCCAAATAATAGCAGTCATAACAATAACAGTAATAGtgatttatgtataaaaagtgATATCAGTTTTTCCGCTGAACAAGTACAATGTATGTGTGAAGCGTTACAGCAGCGTGGTGATATTGAACGTTTAGCAACATTTTTATGGAGTTTACCACCGTGTGAACTGTTACGTGGCAATGAAAGTGTTTTAAGGTAATTCGATTTTGGTTCTTCTttgtattggctgtccacggaggacacacttaggctatagaacgCAGTGTGATAccatgtatgtgttttaccacctttccgctgataatttcatttatcagctcctcaatttcagaggctgagtgcacctccttcatacatataccatgcactacaccagcccatcataactattaattaaattaattttattgcgacggcgggaatcgaacccgctaccctaagcataccgtttttctttgtaaataacagagttttcattattttcattttataaatcatttatcgTTCGCTTGAAGTAAAAAAGTGTTGTGCTTTGAGTAATAAAGCTTCCCGATTACATGCATTTGCAATAAATTCTTGTTGAGGAAAGAATATATGAATTGAAAGGTAGTGTGTTTGCCGCAGGAAACGGACATAAACATAACCAGTAATGGCTTACGTTATTATTCATGATAGTTTAAGCAGTGATAAACTACCGCCGTCGGTATTAAAGCTCATAGTCTCAGTACCAAATAGGCAAAACTGAAAGGCATTGCTAACCAATTTGTACGAGGGGGGGGCGTCACGCAACTTTATTTGACAGATTTAAAGATGATACACTTTGCTTAGTTGATTTGGATATGTCTTCAGTATCTTATGCCAAACGCCCTTCAGTAGCCTTCTTACGGTGACGGACGAATCGACTGTTTTATACTGCAAAAATCAGGCAAAAACAGGATCAGGATTAAGAGAAAtcagttttaaaattgtaatctgCGTTTATTAAGACACATAGCATACTCGTAGTGAGTCTCATTGAAAGAACAAGATCTCTTTTTTCAAGAAGATATTAATAGTCGCTCGCTGGTACCTTAGTTTTCATTTTACTCTGGAATATCAACGTTTATTTAACGAAGGAGAAGATTAAGGATTTAATCCCGACGGACTTGTGTgtgaaatattatcattttaccGAATTGCAAAGTTGTGCTTTAGGTTTTACTTGGATCACTATACTTATTGAGATGGTATTAAGTTCTGTTTTTCTTGAGAAGATTTGGTCAGAGATTAATACTATATTTACGATAGTTGTCCCCGTTTTTTCATGACGAGCTtcctaaaaaaagaaaagaaaatatccATCGTATGATCAAACAGTTAATCGAGAatctaattttgttaattatatacTGCGAAATTTCTTAGgaataaattgttttgaataaaaagattatattattaattcataggaaatgttttataataacattataatttctaattaagaaattttttaacaaccatttattgcatttcatttgaaataattattaaaattccgaaaataatttttatacacaaatataaAGTAAAGAATGTATCGGACTCATGTTCGTTGATGGCCGAAGCGAAGacgattcaaaaaaattgaaaaactggacctcagaaaaaaaataagcaaaaaaattcaaaaaatgacgccggaaaaaaatttgttttgaccGAATTTTAAAGGAGTCGGTCGAATAAAACATGAGACATCATGTCTACCATCtcgaaaaatgtagtttcaagaaaaacgcgTTTTAAGTTTGAGAAACAATTCCCTCAGCTTCTTCTTCTGTTTTGCCTTCTTTTGAGGCATCAAAAGGCCACAGTACCGAGTGATAAGTTCGATCTTCGTTACCAGAAAATCCGCTGTATCTTCGAagataattcgaattttgaaaaatccattTAAGGACATAATCTTAAGAgtctaacctttaaaaataattgatttcttctaatttctagaccagaatactgcTTTAAAACTTTCCTTCgacaataaaaatagataataaatattcaatgaacTTCGatcattatgaaatttttttcaggtttcttttaattcttttatgaaTCTGTAAAAAGCATAGCTTATTGGACAATTGAGCtacattaattgtatttttcttaaaatagttAATACCCCTTCTTCGATATCCTCCTTTATCGAAAATGctttatcgaaaatattatgGCCAACTAACTTTGAATTAACTGAAGAATGAAAATTTCCTACTTAAATTAGGTTTCCTTTGAAATTACTTGCATTTGCAgtaaattgcaaatatttaaaactaatattttgttcTCAGAAATGTTGTAGGTATTTTATTCGTGAATTTTAttagttcaaattttatgtttacaaatataaatgccatacaataatttttatagcttttattaaagccaaaaacaaaaattgattttacttacatttaaggatgtatgagcatgacaacaatgtttgatttaaaagcttttttactCAAGGATTGTGTGGTTTAAATTTCAGCTTAGTtattcatgcaaatttttaagaaaaaagtcaatgAAAATCGATATTACTTACATTGCTGTTGAGgagaaatctaaaataaaagatACTTCATgagaaaataatcttttttttttagcttttgttataaaaaactatGAAGCTTTTGCGTCGTTACATGACgtaatttatatcaattaatatattttaatacttcGAATGTTTGAAAACGAATGTTGTGTTTGGAACCGACGGACTAAGGCACATTTTGTTTTCGAATGTTTACCATAAGTCtcataatttgcaataaatttggAGTATAGAAGACGTTTTAAATTCGATTACTATCCCTTTGAAGAAACCGTTGACACTagttgagacatattttttatgaaattttattgattgaaaaactGTTTCATGAATGGAAAAAAAGTCTGTTTTTGATGGTAAAAATACGTTAGTATGGTTCCAATACTGTTGTGGTacctattttcaaatttatatagaaagatattcgaagtttaaaaatattctcgaaCGCGActacaacaaatttgttaaa from Chrysoperla carnea chromosome 2, inChrCarn1.1, whole genome shotgun sequence includes these protein-coding regions:
- the LOC123294326 gene encoding homeobox protein six1a-like, producing the protein MDNHNNGDFDTSLSSVSSIDSTMIIDSTSETNQDQKNNIFTYYYTSSTAANHNQDNLFINTSSLTNLNNKQNSNNNNNSRSISDSNNVIVNLDKHKNNNNNNNSNNNNNETTKLISFSLLSPNNSSHNNNSNSDLCIKSDISFSAEQVQCMCEALQQRGDIERLATFLWSLPPCELLRGNESVLRARANVAFHRGVYHELYAILESHAFSINYHNELQALWFKAHYSEVEKVRGRPLGAVDKYRIRKKYPLPKTIWDGEETVYCFKERSRSALKECYARNRYPTPDDKRALAKRTGLTLTQVSNWFKNRRQRDRTPQQPPGRTDLMLPNMTLGNNPLDMSALQQAASRLFEPNSHVVSYLPDYNQI